A single Ziziphus jujuba cultivar Dongzao chromosome 11, ASM3175591v1 DNA region contains:
- the LOC107431623 gene encoding putative calcium-transporting ATPase 11, plasma membrane-type isoform X2: protein MENLLKDFDVDHKNPSLEAQRRWRSAVSLVKNRRRRFRFVPDLDKRFEVEKKKQKIQEKIRVALYVQKAALQFIDAGGRNEYTLSEEAREAGFSIHPDELASIVRSHDSRALKFQGGGEGIARKVSVSLDYGVGDKDIQTRQKIFGFNRYTEKPSRSFLMFVWEALQDLTLIILMICAVVSIGVGIATEGWPKGMYDGLGIILSVLLVVMVTAISDYKQSLQFRDLDKEKKKIFVQVTREGKRQTVSIYDLVVGDIVHLSIGDLVPADGILISGYCLLIDESCLSGESEPVNVHDEKPFLLSGTKVQDGSGKMLVTTVGMRTEWGKLMETLSEGGEDETPLQVKLNGVATIIGKIGLAFAVLTFVILTGRFLVEKLIHNEITSWSSSDALKLLNYFAIAVTIIVVAVPEGLPLAVTLSLAFAMNKLMSERALVRHLSACETMGSASCICTDKTGTLTTNHMIVNKIWICEKSIEVKDNKSGDIVKSEISEDALSILLQTIFQNTSCEIAKEDGKVKIFGTPTESAILEFGLLLGGDFDAQRSASKILKIEPFNSVRKKMSVLVARPDGGMQAYCKGASEIILGMCNKVVVCNGQPVHLSEEFKRNISDVINSFASEALRTLCLAFQDIDDSTNELSIPDDGYTLVAVVGIKDPVRSGVKDAVETCLAAGITVRMVTGDNINTARAIAKECGILTPDGLAIEGTEFRNLSPEQMKEIIPRIQVMARSLPLDKHKLVTNLRSMFGEVVAVTGDGTNDAPALHEADIGLAMGIAGTEVAKENADVIIMDDNFSTIVNVAKWGRAVYINIQKFVQFQLTVNVVALVLNFVSACISGSAPLTAVQLLWVNMIMDTLGALALATEPPHDGLMKRQPVARGASFITKAMWRNIIGQSIYQLVVLAILNFDGKQLLRLAGSDATDVLNTVIFNSFVFCQVFNEINSRDIEKINIFRGMFDSWVFLGVMVGTVVFQVIIVEFLGTLASTVPLSWELWLLSIIIGSISLPVAVVLKCIPVEFTAKHHDDYEALPSGPELA from the exons GAAAAAATACGAGTTGCTCTCTATGTTCAAAAGGCAGCTCTGCAGTTTATCGATG CTGGTGGACGAAATGAATACACCCTATCTGAAGAGGCTAGAGAAGCAGGTTTTAGCATTCATCCAGATGAACTAGCATCTATTGTACGTAGCCATGATAGTAGGGCCTTGAAATTCCAAGGTGGAGGTGAGGGAATTGCACGGAAAGTATCTGTTTCACTGGATTATGGAGTAGGTGATAAGGATATACAAACTAGGCAAAAGATTTTTGGCTTCAACCGATATACAGAGAAACCATCCAGAAGTTTTCTTATGTTTGTATGGGAAGCTCTACAAGACTTGACATTAATTATCCTTATGATATGTGCTGTGGTCTCTATAGGAGTAGGAATTGCCACTGAAGGATGGCCAAAGGGCATGTATGATGGCTTGGGAATCATACTCAGTGTATTGTTGGTTGTCATGGTCACTGCTATCAGTGACTATAAGCAATCCTTACAATTCAGGGATTTggacaaggaaaagaaaaagatttttgTCCAAGTCACCAGGGAGGGGAAAAGACAAACAGTTTCCATTTATGACTTGGTTGTTGGAGATATCGTTCATTTGTCTATTGGAGACCTAGTTCCTGCTGATGGTATTCTTATATCAGGTTACTGTTTGTTGATTGATGAATCATGTTTATCAGGTGAGAGTGAGCCTGTTAATGTGCATGATGAAAAACCTTTTCTTCTTTCTGGAACCAAAGTGCAGGATGGGTCAGGGAAAATGTTGGTAACAACAGTCGGCATGAGGACTGAATGGGGAAAGTTGATGGAAACTCTCAGCGAGGGAGGAGAAGATGAGACCCCACTGCAAGTCAAGCTGAACGGGGTTGCTACAATTATTGGTAAAATTGGTTTGGCTTTTGCTGTGCTGACATTTGTGATATTGACAGGAAGATTTTTGGTGGAAAAATTAATTCACAATGAGATTACTAGCTGGTCGTCAAGTGATGCACTTAAACTTTTGAACTACTTTGCTATTGCAGTGACTATAATAGTTGTTGCAGTTCCTGAAGGATTACCACTGGCAGTGACACTGAGCCTTGCTTTTGCGATGAATAAATTAATGAGTGAAAGGGCACTTGTAAGACATCTGTCTGCATGTGAGACAATGGGTTCTGCCAGTTGTATTTGCACAGATAAAACAGGAACATTAACCACAAACCATATGATAGTTAATAAAATCTGGATATGTGAAAAATCTATAGAGGTAAAAGATAATAAGAGTGGAGACATAGTGAAATCAGAGATATCTGAAGATGCTTTAAGCATCCTTCTGCAAActatatttcaaaataccagTTGTGAAATTGCCAAAGAGGATGGGAAAGTAAAAATCTTTGGAACACCTACAGAATCAGCAATATTAGAATTTGGCTTGCTTTTGGGTGGCGATTTTGATGCCCAGCGTTCAGCCTCGAAGATACTTAAGATCGAACCTTTTAATTCAGTGAGGAAGAAAATGTCCGTGCTTGTGGCTCGTCCTGATGGTGGGATGCAAGCTTATTGCAAAGGTGCATCAGAAATAATATTAGGAATGTGTAACAAGGTTGTTGTTTGTAATGGGCAACCTGTTCATCTATCTGAGGAGTTTAAAAGGAATATCAGTGACGTTATAAATTCTTTTGCCTCTGAAGCTCTGAGGACTCTTTGCTTGGCTTTCCAAGATATAGATGATTCTACAAATGAACTCAGCATCCCTGATGATGGCTATACATTAGTAGCAGTTGTTGGAATCAAGGACCCTGTGCGCTCTGGGGTAAAGGATGCTGTTGAAACTTGTTTAGCTGCTGGAATAACTGTTCGAATGGTCACTGGTGACAACATAAACACTGCTAGGGCAATTGCCAAAGAATGTGGCATTCTAACACCAGATGGTTTGGCTATTGAAGGAACGGAATTTCGTAATCTGTCTCCTGAGCAGATGAAAGAAATTATACCTAGAATTCAG GTAATGGCCCGGTCCTTGCCGCTGGACAAGCATAAATTAGTGACGAATTTGAGGAGTATGTTTGGCGAGGTTGTGGCTGTGACTGGAGATGGGACCAACGATGCCCCTGCTTTGCATGAGGCAGACATCGGGCTTGCTATGGGCATTGCAGGAACAGAG GTTGCAAAAGAAAATGCTGATGTCATCATAATGGATGACAATTTCTCAACTATTGTAAATGTAGCAAAATGGGGTCGTGCGGTGTACATAAACATTCAAAAGTTTGTCCAGTTCCAGTTGACTGTTAATGTTGTTGCTTTGGTGCTCAATTTTGTCTCTGCATGCATCTCAG GATCTGCTCCTCTTACTGCTGTGCAATTGCTTTGGGTCAACATGATTATGGACACTCTTGGTGCATTAGCACTAGCTACAGAACCTCCTCATGATGGACTAATGAAAAGGCAGCCGGTAGCAAGGGGTGCAAGCTTCATTACAAAGGCCATGTGGAGGAATATCATTGGTCAGAGTATTTATCAACTGGTTGTCCTTGCAATTCTCAACTTCGATGGGAAGCAGCTGCTTAGACTTGCTGGCTCAGATGCAACTGATGTTCTCAACACTGTGATATTCAACTCATTTGTGTTTTGCCAG GTGTTTAATGAGATAAATAGCCGTGATATAGAGAAGATAAATATATTCCGTGGCATGTTTGACAGCTGGGTATTCCTTGGTGTTATGGTTGGCACAGTAGTCTTCCAAGTGATAATAGTTGAGTTTTTGGGGACACTAGCGAGCACTGTGCCACTTAGCTGGGAATTATGGTTGCTGAGCATTAtaattggatcaattagttTGCCAGTTGCAGTTGTCCTCAAGTGCATCCCTGTTGAATTTACAGCTAAACACCATGATGACTATGAAGCGCTCCCAAGTGGTCCAGAATTGGCTTAA
- the LOC107431625 gene encoding UDP-URONIC ACID TRANSPORTER 1, with amino-acid sequence MSSKKQALFISSLIILWYSSNIGVLLLNKYLLSNYGFRFPIFLTMCHMSACSILSYISIVFLKIVPLQMIKSRSQLVKIATLSLVFCGSVVGGNISLRYLAVSFNQAVGATTPFFTALFAYLATFKREAWVTYGALVPVVTGVVIASGGEPSFHLFGFVMCISATAARAFKSVLQGILLSNEGEKLNSMNLLLYMSPIAVLVLLPAALIMEPSVLDVTLELGKQHKYMWLLLVVNSAMAYSANLSNFLVTKHTSALTLQVLGNAKGAVAVVISILIFRNPVTAIGIGGYTITVMGVIAYGEAKRRFR; translated from the exons ATGTCCTCAAAGAAGCAAGCCCTTTTCATATCTTCTCTAATCATCCTCTGGTACTCATCCAACATTGGAGTCCTCCTCCTGAACAAATATCTGCTCTCCAATTATGGGTTCAGATTCCCAATCTTCCTCACAATGTGCCACATGTCTGCCTGTTCCATCCTCAGCTACATTTCCATTGTCTTCCTCAAGATTGTGCCCCTCCAGATGATAAAATCTAGGTCCCAGCTCGTCAAGATTGCAACTTTGAGCCTTGTCTTTTGTGGGTCTGTTGTTGGTGGCAACATTTCCCTCAGATACCTAGCGGTGTCCTTCAATCAGGCCGTGGGTGCAACAACGCCGTTTTTCACTGCTCTGTTTGCGTATTTGGCGACCTTTAAGAGGGAGGCTTGGGTTACGTATGGTGCACTTGTGCCAGTTGTTACCGGAGTGGTGATTGCTAGTGGG GGTGAACCAAGTTTTCACTTGTTTGGGTTCGTTATGTGCATAAGTGCGACTGCTGCAAGGGCCTTTAAGTCTGTTCTTCAGGGTATCCTACTTTCCAATGAAGG gGAGAAGTTAAATTCAATGAATTTGCTGCTATATATGTCGCCAATTGCTGTTCTAGTTTTACTGCCTGCGGCACTTATAATGGAGCCGAGTGTCTTAGATGTCACTTTAGAGCTTGGAAAGCAGCATAAATACATGTGGTTACTTCTTGTGGTTAATTCAGCAATGGCCTATTCGGCTAATTTGTCGAATTTCTTGGTGACCAAACATACAAGTGCACTCACACTCCAG GTATTAGGTAATGCAAAAGGTGCTGTGGCTGTTGTTATCTCTATACTTATATTCAGAAATCCGGTTACTGCTATCGGCATTGGTGGGTACACCATAACTGTTATGGGAGTTATTGCATATGGAGAAGCAAAGCGGAGGTTTAGATAA
- the LOC107431623 gene encoding putative calcium-transporting ATPase 11, plasma membrane-type isoform X1: MENLLKDFDVDHKNPSLEAQRRWRSAVSLVKNRRRRFRFVPDLDKRFEVEKKKQKIQEKIRVALYVQKAALQFIDGNAGGRNEYTLSEEAREAGFSIHPDELASIVRSHDSRALKFQGGGEGIARKVSVSLDYGVGDKDIQTRQKIFGFNRYTEKPSRSFLMFVWEALQDLTLIILMICAVVSIGVGIATEGWPKGMYDGLGIILSVLLVVMVTAISDYKQSLQFRDLDKEKKKIFVQVTREGKRQTVSIYDLVVGDIVHLSIGDLVPADGILISGYCLLIDESCLSGESEPVNVHDEKPFLLSGTKVQDGSGKMLVTTVGMRTEWGKLMETLSEGGEDETPLQVKLNGVATIIGKIGLAFAVLTFVILTGRFLVEKLIHNEITSWSSSDALKLLNYFAIAVTIIVVAVPEGLPLAVTLSLAFAMNKLMSERALVRHLSACETMGSASCICTDKTGTLTTNHMIVNKIWICEKSIEVKDNKSGDIVKSEISEDALSILLQTIFQNTSCEIAKEDGKVKIFGTPTESAILEFGLLLGGDFDAQRSASKILKIEPFNSVRKKMSVLVARPDGGMQAYCKGASEIILGMCNKVVVCNGQPVHLSEEFKRNISDVINSFASEALRTLCLAFQDIDDSTNELSIPDDGYTLVAVVGIKDPVRSGVKDAVETCLAAGITVRMVTGDNINTARAIAKECGILTPDGLAIEGTEFRNLSPEQMKEIIPRIQVMARSLPLDKHKLVTNLRSMFGEVVAVTGDGTNDAPALHEADIGLAMGIAGTEVAKENADVIIMDDNFSTIVNVAKWGRAVYINIQKFVQFQLTVNVVALVLNFVSACISGSAPLTAVQLLWVNMIMDTLGALALATEPPHDGLMKRQPVARGASFITKAMWRNIIGQSIYQLVVLAILNFDGKQLLRLAGSDATDVLNTVIFNSFVFCQVFNEINSRDIEKINIFRGMFDSWVFLGVMVGTVVFQVIIVEFLGTLASTVPLSWELWLLSIIIGSISLPVAVVLKCIPVEFTAKHHDDYEALPSGPELA; encoded by the exons GAAAAAATACGAGTTGCTCTCTATGTTCAAAAGGCAGCTCTGCAGTTTATCGATGGTAATG CTGGTGGACGAAATGAATACACCCTATCTGAAGAGGCTAGAGAAGCAGGTTTTAGCATTCATCCAGATGAACTAGCATCTATTGTACGTAGCCATGATAGTAGGGCCTTGAAATTCCAAGGTGGAGGTGAGGGAATTGCACGGAAAGTATCTGTTTCACTGGATTATGGAGTAGGTGATAAGGATATACAAACTAGGCAAAAGATTTTTGGCTTCAACCGATATACAGAGAAACCATCCAGAAGTTTTCTTATGTTTGTATGGGAAGCTCTACAAGACTTGACATTAATTATCCTTATGATATGTGCTGTGGTCTCTATAGGAGTAGGAATTGCCACTGAAGGATGGCCAAAGGGCATGTATGATGGCTTGGGAATCATACTCAGTGTATTGTTGGTTGTCATGGTCACTGCTATCAGTGACTATAAGCAATCCTTACAATTCAGGGATTTggacaaggaaaagaaaaagatttttgTCCAAGTCACCAGGGAGGGGAAAAGACAAACAGTTTCCATTTATGACTTGGTTGTTGGAGATATCGTTCATTTGTCTATTGGAGACCTAGTTCCTGCTGATGGTATTCTTATATCAGGTTACTGTTTGTTGATTGATGAATCATGTTTATCAGGTGAGAGTGAGCCTGTTAATGTGCATGATGAAAAACCTTTTCTTCTTTCTGGAACCAAAGTGCAGGATGGGTCAGGGAAAATGTTGGTAACAACAGTCGGCATGAGGACTGAATGGGGAAAGTTGATGGAAACTCTCAGCGAGGGAGGAGAAGATGAGACCCCACTGCAAGTCAAGCTGAACGGGGTTGCTACAATTATTGGTAAAATTGGTTTGGCTTTTGCTGTGCTGACATTTGTGATATTGACAGGAAGATTTTTGGTGGAAAAATTAATTCACAATGAGATTACTAGCTGGTCGTCAAGTGATGCACTTAAACTTTTGAACTACTTTGCTATTGCAGTGACTATAATAGTTGTTGCAGTTCCTGAAGGATTACCACTGGCAGTGACACTGAGCCTTGCTTTTGCGATGAATAAATTAATGAGTGAAAGGGCACTTGTAAGACATCTGTCTGCATGTGAGACAATGGGTTCTGCCAGTTGTATTTGCACAGATAAAACAGGAACATTAACCACAAACCATATGATAGTTAATAAAATCTGGATATGTGAAAAATCTATAGAGGTAAAAGATAATAAGAGTGGAGACATAGTGAAATCAGAGATATCTGAAGATGCTTTAAGCATCCTTCTGCAAActatatttcaaaataccagTTGTGAAATTGCCAAAGAGGATGGGAAAGTAAAAATCTTTGGAACACCTACAGAATCAGCAATATTAGAATTTGGCTTGCTTTTGGGTGGCGATTTTGATGCCCAGCGTTCAGCCTCGAAGATACTTAAGATCGAACCTTTTAATTCAGTGAGGAAGAAAATGTCCGTGCTTGTGGCTCGTCCTGATGGTGGGATGCAAGCTTATTGCAAAGGTGCATCAGAAATAATATTAGGAATGTGTAACAAGGTTGTTGTTTGTAATGGGCAACCTGTTCATCTATCTGAGGAGTTTAAAAGGAATATCAGTGACGTTATAAATTCTTTTGCCTCTGAAGCTCTGAGGACTCTTTGCTTGGCTTTCCAAGATATAGATGATTCTACAAATGAACTCAGCATCCCTGATGATGGCTATACATTAGTAGCAGTTGTTGGAATCAAGGACCCTGTGCGCTCTGGGGTAAAGGATGCTGTTGAAACTTGTTTAGCTGCTGGAATAACTGTTCGAATGGTCACTGGTGACAACATAAACACTGCTAGGGCAATTGCCAAAGAATGTGGCATTCTAACACCAGATGGTTTGGCTATTGAAGGAACGGAATTTCGTAATCTGTCTCCTGAGCAGATGAAAGAAATTATACCTAGAATTCAG GTAATGGCCCGGTCCTTGCCGCTGGACAAGCATAAATTAGTGACGAATTTGAGGAGTATGTTTGGCGAGGTTGTGGCTGTGACTGGAGATGGGACCAACGATGCCCCTGCTTTGCATGAGGCAGACATCGGGCTTGCTATGGGCATTGCAGGAACAGAG GTTGCAAAAGAAAATGCTGATGTCATCATAATGGATGACAATTTCTCAACTATTGTAAATGTAGCAAAATGGGGTCGTGCGGTGTACATAAACATTCAAAAGTTTGTCCAGTTCCAGTTGACTGTTAATGTTGTTGCTTTGGTGCTCAATTTTGTCTCTGCATGCATCTCAG GATCTGCTCCTCTTACTGCTGTGCAATTGCTTTGGGTCAACATGATTATGGACACTCTTGGTGCATTAGCACTAGCTACAGAACCTCCTCATGATGGACTAATGAAAAGGCAGCCGGTAGCAAGGGGTGCAAGCTTCATTACAAAGGCCATGTGGAGGAATATCATTGGTCAGAGTATTTATCAACTGGTTGTCCTTGCAATTCTCAACTTCGATGGGAAGCAGCTGCTTAGACTTGCTGGCTCAGATGCAACTGATGTTCTCAACACTGTGATATTCAACTCATTTGTGTTTTGCCAG GTGTTTAATGAGATAAATAGCCGTGATATAGAGAAGATAAATATATTCCGTGGCATGTTTGACAGCTGGGTATTCCTTGGTGTTATGGTTGGCACAGTAGTCTTCCAAGTGATAATAGTTGAGTTTTTGGGGACACTAGCGAGCACTGTGCCACTTAGCTGGGAATTATGGTTGCTGAGCATTAtaattggatcaattagttTGCCAGTTGCAGTTGTCCTCAAGTGCATCCCTGTTGAATTTACAGCTAAACACCATGATGACTATGAAGCGCTCCCAAGTGGTCCAGAATTGGCTTAA